Proteins found in one Polyodon spathula isolate WHYD16114869_AA chromosome 42, ASM1765450v1, whole genome shotgun sequence genomic segment:
- the LOC121305314 gene encoding receptor-type tyrosine-protein phosphatase eta-like, whose translation MGNDSVSLSWGSPVGMDGLQYSFNITYSSSFWGHNGSTNAPSNSTVISNLRPGSEYVFNITTVQASGGWSKPASLSLYTKPSQPGEIRVDSVGNDSVSLSWGSPVGMDGLQYSFSITYSSSFWGHSGSTNAPSNSTVISNLRPGSEYVFNITTVQASGGWSTPASISLYTKPNEKRLYLKFICSSIELFSCEKEKKIVQQEIEARLAEQLKGMYWKLNWKEKEAKECSDDN comes from the exons ATGGGAAACGACTCTGTTTCTCTGAGCTGGGGCAGTCCTGTCGGTATGGATGGGCTTCAGTACAGCTTCAACATCACCTACTCCAGCTCCTTCTGGGGTCACAATGGCTCCACCAACGCACCCTCCAACTCCACTGTCATCTCTAACCTGAGACCTGGAAGCGAGTATGTCTTCAATATCACTACTGTACAGGCCAGTGGGGGCTGGAGCAAACCGGCTTCATTATCTCTCTACACCA AACCATCCCAACCTGGAGAGATCAGGGTAGACTCTGTGGGAAACGACTCTGTTTCTCTGAGCTGGGGCAGTCCTGTCGGTATGGACGGGCTCCAGTACAGCTTCAGCATCACCTACTCCAGCTCCTTCTGGGGTCACAGTGGCTCCACCAACGCACCCTCCAACTCCACTGTCATCTCTAACCTGAGACCTGGAAGCGAGTATGTCTTCAATATCACTACTGTACAGGCCAGTGGGGGCTGGAGCACACCGGCTTCAATATCTCTCTACACCA AACCCAATGAGAAGCGCTTGTACCTGAAATTCATCTGCAGTTCTATAGAACTGTTTTCATGCGAAAAAGAGAAGAAGATAGTTCAACAAGAG ATTGAAGCCAGGCTGGCAGAGCAGCTGAAGGGAATGTACTGGAAACTGAACTGGAAAGAGAAGGAGGCGAAAGAATGCAGTGATGATAACTAG
- the LOC121305183 gene encoding secretory phospholipase A2 receptor-like, whose product MEKAVVLMAVALAVCVDCTPMEFFQTGLLLNWTESVEACRQNFNELVTMQSEVEYQRFWSYIKYYKGLYWIGLQYNSSNINNALKWVSGNPTTYSHWAEPPTGVGCGAFNFSNDGWVILNCSYRLMSVCQGIVTVGGSDPGKKCVFPFYYNGHQYFRCTTENNNNVPWCATTTYFSIDRKWGNCHFTEPSQPGEIRVDSVGNDSVSLSWGSPVGMDGLQYSFSITYSSSFWGHSGSTNAPSNSTVISNLRPGSEYVFNITTVQANGGWSKPASISLYTSFPDT is encoded by the exons ATGGAGAAAGCTGTGGTATTAATGG CTGTGGCTCTCGCTGTCTGTGTAGACTGCACCCCGATGGAGTTCTTTCAAACTGGGCTCTTACTGAACTGGACAGAGTCAGTAGAGGCATGCAGACAGAACTTCAATGAACTGGTCACCATGCAAAGTGAAGTAGAATACCAGCGGTTTTGGTCTTACATCAAATATTATAAAGGATTGTACTGGATTGGTCTCCAATACAACAGTAGCAATATAAATAATGCCCTGAAATGGGTTAGTGGAAACCCCACTACGTACAGCCACTGGGCTGAACCTCCTACTGGTGTTGGATGTGGAGCATTTAACTTTTCAAATGATGGTTGGGTTATACTTAATTGCTCATACAGATTGATGAGTGTTTGTCAAG GTATTGTCACAGTAGGTGGTAGTGATCCTGGGAAAAAATGTGTCTTCCCCTTTTACTATAACGGACATCAGTACTTCAGATGCACAACCGAGAATAACAACAATGTGCCTTGGTGTGCAACAACCACATATTTTTCCATAGACAGAAAGTGGGGCAACTGCCATTTTACTG AACCATCCCAACCTGGAGAGATCAGGGTAGACTCTGTGGGAAACGACTCTGTTTCTCTGAGCTGGGGCAGTCCTGTCGGTATGGACGGGCTCCAGTACAGCTTCAGCATCACCTACTCCAGCTCCTTCTGGGGTCACAGTGGCTCCACCAACGCACCCTCCAACTCCACTGTCATCTCTAACCTGAGACCTGGAAGTGAGTATGTCTTCAATATCACTACTGTACAGGCCAATGGGGGCTGGAGCAAACCGGCTTCAATATCTCTCTACACCAGTTTCCCTGACACATaa